From the Betaproteobacteria bacterium genome, the window GTCCGTACTGGTGGCGAGCAAACGGGCCGCCTCGGCCGGATGCGGAGTCAGGATCGAGGCGCTGGTCCGCGCCGCGAGACTTTTCTGCAGTTTCGGATGGGTCGCGATGAGGTTCAGTGCATCGGCATCGAGAACCAGCGGCGCCTTATGGGCCAGGACGGCGGCAAGAGCGTGCTGCGCCGCCTGAGATTCGCCCAGTCCAGGGCCGACCGCGATGCAGTCTAATCCCTCGGTCTTGAGCAAATCCTGCGCAGCCCGGAGCATCAATTCCGGTTGCACGAGATCCACCGAAGGCGAATCGGCGAACAATCCAAGGAAGACACGTCCGGCTCCCAGTTTCAGCGCCGCGCGTCCCGCCAGTAACGCGGCGCCCACCATGCCGGGCGCGCCCCCGAGGACGCCGACGTTGCCGAACGTACCCTTGTGGCTGTTGCGCCTTCGCAGGGGCAGCACGCTCGCGATCAGGGCGGATTCGATGCGCCAGCCCCGCGGTTCGGTGGTTTCGGGAAGGTCGACGCCGAGTGATTCGAGACGAACTTCGCCGGCGTAGTCCGGACCATCGAGCGTAAACAAACCCGCCTTCAGGCCGATGAACGTAAGCGTATGGTGGGCCCGGGCCGCGCAGCCCAGCACGCGCCCGCTGTCGGCATGCAGTCCGCTGGGAATATCGATGGCGAGGATGGGAACGCCGGAGGCATTGCTCCAGTTCACCAGTTCTGCATGCTTGCCGGTTAGCGGGCGTTCCAGTCCGACGCCGAACAGCCCGTCGACAATCAGATGCCAGTCGCCGCTCGACGGAATCGATTCGTGCAGCGCGCCGCCGGCCGCGCGCCAATCCGCCAGCGCTGCTTTGGCGTCGGCCGAGAGTTTCGCTTCCGGTCCGGTGAATACGACGGTGACGTCGTACCACCATTCCTTGAGCTGGCGCGCCGCAACGAAGGTGTCGCCGCCGTTATTACCCGGTCCGGCGAGCAGCAGGACGCGTTTGCCGCGATCGCCGAGCAAATCGCGCGCGAACTCCGCCACGGCAACTCCCGCGCGCGCCATCAAGAGCGGTGGAGAGGGCTGCGACAGTACCGCCTGTTCGATCTCGTGGATTTCCCTGGCGAGAAAGACCGGGGTGAATGCTCGGGGCATAGGAGACAGTTTAAACCACAGGGAGGCTATAATTCCGCTTTAACGACTCGCCGATGCCTAAATGCCAGATCTTCTGACGCTGCGCGGGCGCAACGCCCTGTCGGAATTCCGCCTCAAGAAGCTCACCCAAGCCCTCAAGAGAACCGCTCCCGTCATTACCGCCATCACCGCGGAATACTGGCATTTCGCCGCGCTGAAAGTTCCGCTGCAGGCCCCGCAGCGCAAGGTCCTCGAACGTATTCTGACCTACGGTCCGGCACCGGCCGGGGTTTCCGAAGCCGGTCGCTTGCTGCTGGTCGTGCCGCGGTTGGGCACAATCTCGCCCTGGGCCTCGAAAGCCACCGACATCGCACATTCCTGCGGGCTGGACACTGTGGAGCGGATCGAACGCGGTGTGGCCTACTACGTCAGCACGAAGCAGGGCGGCCCGCTCGATAAAGCGCAGCAGGCGGCGCTATTGCCGCTGCTCCACGATCGCATGACCGAAACCGTGCTGGATTCGCTCGAAGCAGCGGCGCAACTGTTCCAGCACGTTGCCCCCCAGCCATTGGCCACGATCGACCTGCTGTCCGGCGGCCGTGAAGCACTGGAGCGCGCAAACCGCGAAATGGGGCTGGCGCTGTCGGACGACGAGATCGATTATCTACTGGAGAATTTCCGGCGCATGGGGCGCAACCCGACCGACGTCGAGCTGATGATGTTTGCGCAAGCCAATTCCGAACATTGCCGGCACAAGATCTTCAACGCCGAGTGGATAGTTGACGGCAAGAAGCGGCCGAAGTCGCTGTTCGGCATGATCCGTCATACGCATGCGACGCATCCCGCGGGGACCGTGGTCGCGTACGCCGACAATGCCTCGATCATGGAAGGCGCCGAGATCGACCGGTTCTATCCGGACGCGTCCGGAACCTACCGATACGCCACCGAGCAGACACATATTCTGATGAAGGTGGAAACGCACAATCACCCAACGGCGATTTCGCCCTTCGCGGGAGCGGCTACCGGTTCCGGCGGGGAGATCCGCGACGAGGGCGCGACGGGCCGTGGCTCAAAACCGAAAGCCGGGCTGACCGGGTTTTCCGTTTCCCATTTGCGCATTCCCGGTTTCGTGCAGCCGTGGGAGAAGAACGCCATCGGCAAGCCGGGGCGCATCGCGTCCGCGCTGCAGATCATGCTGGAAGGTCCGATCGGTGGGGCATCGTTCAACAACGAATTCGGCCGTCCGAACTTGTGCGGCTATTTCCGGACTTTCGAGCAATCGGTCGGCGGCGAAGTGCGCGGTTATCACAAGCCGATCATGCTTGCCGGCGGCGTCGGTTCGATTCCTGCCTCGCAATCGTTGAAATCCGGCGTGCCGGCGGGTGCGTTGCTGGTGCAGATCGGCGGCCCCGGCATGCTGATCGGCATGGGCGGTGGCGCGGCATCGAGCATGAATACCGGTGCGAACATCGCCGATCTCGATTTCGATTCCGTGCAGCGCGGCAACGCGGAGATCCAGCGCCGTGCGCAGGAAGTCATCGACCGCTGCTGGGCGATGGGGGAGGACAATCCGATCCTGTCGATTCACGACGTGGGCGCGGGCGGGCTTTCCAACGCATTGCCGGAGCTGGTGCATGGCGCCGGTCGCGGCGGCCACATCAACTTGCGCGACATTCCATCGGAAGAACCGGGCATGACGCCGGCGCAGATCTGGTGCAACGAAGCGCAGGAGCGTTATGTCATGGCAGTCGCGCAGGAGCGCTTCGCCGCCTTCGAAGCCTTGTGCGAGCGCGAGCGCTGTCCTTTTGCGGTGGTCGGAACCGCGTCCGGCGACGGCTGGCTGAAAATCGAGGACCCCAAGTTCGGCAATCATCCGGTCGATATGCAGCTCGAAGTCGTGCTCGGCAAGCCGCCGAAGATGACCCGCGACGTGAAGCGGCGAACGCGCGCGCTTCCCGTGTTGGATTTTTCCGCAATCCATTTCAAGGAGGCGGTGTTGCGCGTGCTGCGCTTTCCCACGGTGGCGAACAAAACTTTTCTGATTTCGATCGGCGACCGCACGGTTGGCGGATTGTGCTCGCGCGATCCGTTCGTCGGCCCCTGGCAGACGCCTGTAGCCGACGTCGCGGTGACGCTGATGGGATTCACGACGTATCGTGGGGAAGCCTTCGCGATCGGTGAGCGGACACCGCTGGCCGTATTCAATGGACCAGCCTCCGGGCGCATGGCCGTGGGCGAAGCGCTCACCAATATCGCAGCGGCGCGCATCGCGAAAATCGGCGACGTCAAATTGTCGGCCAACTGGATGGCGGCGGCCGGCTATCCGGGAGAAGACGCGGTGCTGTTCGATACTGTCGAAGCGGTGGCGATGGAATTGTGTCCCCAACTTGGCATCAGCATCCCGGTGGGCAAGGATTCGATGTCGATGCGTACGGCGTGGCGGGACGGCAAAAAGAACAAGGAGGTCGTTGCGCCGCTGTCTCTGATCGTATCTGCGTTCGCGCCTTGCGTGGATGCGCGTAATACCCTCACGCCGCAACTGCAGCCGCTGGATCGCGACAGCGTGCTGGTATTGATCGACCTCGGTGCGGGGCGCAGCCGGATGGGTGGGTCGGTACTGGCGCAAGTGCATGATCAGGTCGGCGGCGAAGCGCCGGATGTGGATTCTCCCGCGAAGCTGAAGGTGTTCTTCGAGACGGTCCAGCAACTCAACCGGCAAGGCGCCATCCTCGCCTATCACGACCGGTCCGACGGCGGCTTGCTGGTCACGCTTGCGGAAATGATGTTCGCTTCGCATGTCGGCGTGACCGTCGATGTCGAAGGAGAAGTCGTGGCGGCGCTGTTCAACGAAGAACTGGGCGCTGTTCTCCAGGTCAGGTCGACCAGTTTCGATGCCGTGAAGAATGCGTTCGAAGCAGCCGGCCTGTCTGCAGAGTTTTGCCGGTTGGGCACCCTCAATCGCAGCGGCCGGCTCATCATCCATTCGAAGGGCAAAGAGGTCTATAGCGAATCCGGCGTGGCGCTGCAGCGCGCCTGGTCGGAGACTACCTATCACCTGCAACGGTTGCGCGACAATCCGGAATGCGCGCAGCAGGAATACGATCGCATCCTCGATGCCGCCGATCCCGGACTGCATGCCAGGCTGACATTCGATCCCGCGCAAGACATCGCGGCGCCTTTCATCCTCAAGCGCGTGCGCCCGAAGATCGCGATCCTGCGCGAGCAGGGCGTGAATGGCCAGATAGAAATGGCGGCAGCCTTCGACCGCGCCGGATTCGAATCCGTCGATGTGCACATGACGGATATCATCATCGGCCGGCTTGCGTTGTCAGGCTTCAAGGGCTTCGTCGCCTGCGGCGGATTTTCCTATGGCGACGTGCTCGGTGCCGGGGAGGGCTGGGCGAAATCGATTCTGTTCAATGCCCGCGCCCGCGAGCAGTTCGGCCTGTTCTTCCGGCGTGACGATGCCTTCGCGCTCGGTGTCTGCAACGGCTGCCAGATGATGAGCAATCTGCACGAGCTCATTCCCGGTACGGAG encodes:
- the purL gene encoding phosphoribosylformylglycinamidine synthase encodes the protein MPDLLTLRGRNALSEFRLKKLTQALKRTAPVITAITAEYWHFAALKVPLQAPQRKVLERILTYGPAPAGVSEAGRLLLVVPRLGTISPWASKATDIAHSCGLDTVERIERGVAYYVSTKQGGPLDKAQQAALLPLLHDRMTETVLDSLEAAAQLFQHVAPQPLATIDLLSGGREALERANREMGLALSDDEIDYLLENFRRMGRNPTDVELMMFAQANSEHCRHKIFNAEWIVDGKKRPKSLFGMIRHTHATHPAGTVVAYADNASIMEGAEIDRFYPDASGTYRYATEQTHILMKVETHNHPTAISPFAGAATGSGGEIRDEGATGRGSKPKAGLTGFSVSHLRIPGFVQPWEKNAIGKPGRIASALQIMLEGPIGGASFNNEFGRPNLCGYFRTFEQSVGGEVRGYHKPIMLAGGVGSIPASQSLKSGVPAGALLVQIGGPGMLIGMGGGAASSMNTGANIADLDFDSVQRGNAEIQRRAQEVIDRCWAMGEDNPILSIHDVGAGGLSNALPELVHGAGRGGHINLRDIPSEEPGMTPAQIWCNEAQERYVMAVAQERFAAFEALCERERCPFAVVGTASGDGWLKIEDPKFGNHPVDMQLEVVLGKPPKMTRDVKRRTRALPVLDFSAIHFKEAVLRVLRFPTVANKTFLISIGDRTVGGLCSRDPFVGPWQTPVADVAVTLMGFTTYRGEAFAIGERTPLAVFNGPASGRMAVGEALTNIAAARIAKIGDVKLSANWMAAAGYPGEDAVLFDTVEAVAMELCPQLGISIPVGKDSMSMRTAWRDGKKNKEVVAPLSLIVSAFAPCVDARNTLTPQLQPLDRDSVLVLIDLGAGRSRMGGSVLAQVHDQVGGEAPDVDSPAKLKVFFETVQQLNRQGAILAYHDRSDGGLLVTLAEMMFASHVGVTVDVEGEVVAALFNEELGAVLQVRSTSFDAVKNAFEAAGLSAEFCRLGTLNRSGRLIIHSKGKEVYSESGVALQRAWSETTYHLQRLRDNPECAQQEYDRILDAADPGLHARLTFDPAQDIAAPFILKRVRPKIAILREQGVNGQIEMAAAFDRAGFESVDVHMTDIIIGRLALSGFKGFVACGGFSYGDVLGAGEGWAKSILFNARAREQFGLFFRRDDAFALGVCNGCQMMSNLHELIPGTEHWPHFVRNRSEQFEARVAMVEVPESPSLFFDGMAGSRMPIAVAHGEGFAEFRDGAQLSAARKLVVLRFVDNHGKVTARYPLNPNGSPEGISGLTTPDGRFTIVMPHPERVFRSIQNSWRPASWKEDSPWMRMFRNARRWVN
- a CDS encoding NAD(P)H-hydrate dehydratase, yielding MPRAFTPVFLAREIHEIEQAVLSQPSPPLLMARAGVAVAEFARDLLGDRGKRVLLLAGPGNNGGDTFVAARQLKEWWYDVTVVFTGPEAKLSADAKAALADWRAAGGALHESIPSSGDWHLIVDGLFGVGLERPLTGKHAELVNWSNASGVPILAIDIPSGLHADSGRVLGCAARAHHTLTFIGLKAGLFTLDGPDYAGEVRLESLGVDLPETTEPRGWRIESALIASVLPLRRRNSHKGTFGNVGVLGGAPGMVGAALLAGRAALKLGAGRVFLGLFADSPSVDLVQPELMLRAAQDLLKTEGLDCIAVGPGLGESQAAQHALAAVLAHKAPLVLDADALNLIATHPKLQKSLAARTSASILTPHPAEAARLLATSTDKIQHDRIAAAHTLSARFNAAVVLKGNGSVCALKNGDWYLNTSGNPGMAAAGMGDVLTGIIASLTAQGGDPDLALLAGVHLHGLAADRLVAAGIGPAGLTASEVIDAGRKLLNEARS